The Streptomyces sp. NL15-2K genome contains a region encoding:
- a CDS encoding SUKH-4 family immunity protein: protein MSTTYADTTAITLTEDILDPYVTHAPTRRWLTGPGLPGDSALFTFAELHREGLRTVADSAGDPDRLTAALHDQLVIGGLADLDGLERETILLDGATGELSTTYFLHDRPDLMTRAPLAPSLHTLVRFATATDELTDLRGQFASYAGRFGPTTVEEATRQLLSVFEEGMGGAEVPTFWKIAALIRPLALVAAPGTESGLTLDLPPRLLDHEFGRGKVMRFEDIDFPATLTHEPTRRFLSETGLPEDGILFSLDTDVPLLTLAESYTDARVQDVPAHADRLIRLGYLIEDNSLVIDGTTGEILNWNEPEAKLHPLNTDISTLAFTLWLLHRERTIDDSLAHELTHNLCAQVAKTLIQVLSKVDPTGTMAGTDWHYWTERFRDSG from the coding sequence ATGAGCACGACCTACGCCGACACCACGGCGATCACCTTGACCGAGGACATCCTCGATCCGTACGTCACCCACGCGCCGACGCGCCGCTGGCTCACCGGCCCCGGACTCCCCGGCGACAGCGCCCTGTTCACCTTCGCGGAACTGCACCGGGAGGGCCTGCGGACGGTGGCGGACTCGGCGGGCGACCCGGACCGCCTGACCGCCGCACTGCACGACCAACTGGTGATCGGCGGCCTGGCGGACCTGGACGGACTGGAGCGGGAGACGATCCTCCTCGACGGCGCGACGGGCGAGCTCTCGACGACGTACTTCCTCCACGACCGCCCGGACCTCATGACCCGCGCCCCGCTGGCGCCGTCGCTGCACACGCTGGTGCGCTTCGCGACGGCGACGGACGAGCTGACGGATCTACGCGGCCAGTTCGCGTCCTACGCCGGCCGTTTCGGCCCGACGACGGTGGAGGAGGCGACACGGCAGCTCCTGTCGGTGTTCGAGGAGGGCATGGGCGGCGCCGAGGTCCCGACCTTCTGGAAGATCGCGGCCCTGATCCGCCCACTGGCCCTGGTCGCGGCCCCGGGCACGGAGTCCGGCCTCACCCTGGACCTCCCACCCCGCCTCCTGGACCACGAGTTCGGCCGGGGCAAGGTGATGCGCTTCGAGGACATCGACTTCCCCGCGACCCTCACACACGAGCCGACCCGCCGCTTCCTGAGCGAGACGGGCCTGCCCGAGGACGGCATCCTCTTCTCCCTGGACACGGACGTCCCCCTGCTGACCCTCGCCGAGAGCTACACCGACGCCCGGGTCCAGGACGTCCCGGCCCACGCCGACCGCCTCATCCGCCTCGGCTACCTGATCGAGGACAACAGCCTGGTGATCGACGGCACCACGGGCGAAATCCTGAACTGGAACGAGCCCGAGGCCAAGCTGCACCCCCTGAACACAGACATCTCCACGCTGGCCTTCACGCTCTGGCTCCTGCACCGCGAGAGAACGATCGACGACTCCCTGGCCCATGAACTGACCCACAATCTCTGCGCCCAGGTGGCCAAGACGCTGATCCAGGTCCTGTCGAAGGTCGACCCGACCGGAACCATGGCCGGAACCGACTGGCACTACTGGACGGAGCGGTTTCGGGATTCGGGATGA
- a CDS encoding AAA family ATPase — protein sequence MDGVVLVTGVMAAGKSTVAQALAERLPRAAHVRGDVFRRMIVSGREEYLPDAVPDGEAEAQLRLRYRLSAATADAYARAGFTAVVQDVVLGDDLAAYVDLVRARPLHVVVLAPSPKTVAAREAGRAKTGYGAWTVERLDADLRAATPRIGLWLDNSELTVAQTVDAIVSGRERARVF from the coding sequence ATGGACGGAGTCGTCCTCGTCACCGGCGTGATGGCGGCCGGGAAGTCGACGGTGGCGCAGGCGCTGGCGGAGCGATTGCCTCGGGCGGCGCACGTCCGGGGGGACGTCTTCCGGCGGATGATCGTGTCGGGTCGGGAGGAATACCTTCCTGATGCCGTGCCCGATGGCGAGGCGGAGGCCCAACTCCGGCTGCGATACCGGCTGTCGGCGGCGACGGCGGACGCGTACGCGCGGGCGGGCTTCACGGCGGTCGTCCAGGACGTGGTGCTGGGCGACGACCTGGCGGCGTACGTCGACCTGGTCCGCGCGCGCCCGCTCCACGTCGTCGTGTTGGCGCCGAGCCCGAAGACCGTGGCCGCCCGCGAGGCGGGGCGGGCGAAGACCGGCTACGGAGCGTGGACGGTCGAGCGACTGGACGCGGACCTGCGGGCCGCGACCCCGCGCATCGGGCTGTGGCTGGACAACTCCGAGCTGACGGTGGCGCAGACGGTGGACGCGATCGTGTCGGGACGGGAACGGGCCCGGGTGTTCTGA
- a CDS encoding molybdopterin cofactor-binding domain-containing protein, translating to MSNEAATATTPTAEAAPAPEPIPHGIGASLPPADARAKTEGTFPYAADLWAEGLLWAAVLRSPHAHARIVSIDTTHAREMPGVRAVVTHEDVPGSPVHGRGKADRPVFASEVVRHHGEPIAAVAADHPDTARMAAAAVIVEYEVLDPVTDPEQAFEAEPLHPDGNLIRHIPLRHGDADAAGEVVVEGQYRIGRQDPAPIGAEAGLAVPRPDGGVELYVASTDPHTDRDSAAASYGLEPERVKVVVTGVPGATADREDQSFQLPLGLLALKTGCPVKLTATREESFLGHTHRHPTLLRYRHHADAEGRLVKVEAQILLDGGAYADTSSDALAAAVAFACGPYVVPNAFIEGWAVRTNNPPSGHVRGEGAMQVCAAYEAQMDKLAKKLGIDPAELRLRNVMATGDVLPTGQTVTCPAPVAELLQAVRDFPLPALPKDTPEDEWLLPGGPEGAGEPGAVRRGVGYGLGMVHMLGAEGADEVSTATVRVQDGVATVLCAAVESGQGFTTLARQIVQETLGIDEVHVAPVDTDQPPAGAGCRGRHTWVSGGAVERAAKMVRTQLLQPLAHKFGMSTELLQITDGKITSYDGVLSTTVTEAMDGKELWATAQCRPHPTEPLSDTGQGDAFVGLAFCAIRAVVDVDIELGSVRVVELALAQDVGRVLNPAQLTARLEAGVTQGVGIALTENLRSARGLIRHPDLTGYALPTALDAPDIQIVKLVEERDVVAPFGAKAVSAVPVVTSPAAIASAVRAATGRPVNRLPIRPQAAVVTAQ from the coding sequence GTGAGCAACGAAGCCGCCACCGCGACCACCCCCACCGCGGAGGCAGCCCCCGCCCCCGAGCCGATCCCGCACGGCATCGGCGCCTCCCTGCCGCCCGCCGACGCCCGCGCCAAGACCGAGGGCACGTTCCCGTACGCCGCCGACCTGTGGGCCGAGGGCCTGCTGTGGGCGGCCGTACTGCGCTCCCCGCACGCGCACGCGCGCATCGTCTCCATCGACACCACCCACGCGCGCGAGATGCCCGGCGTACGGGCCGTCGTCACCCATGAGGACGTCCCCGGCAGCCCGGTGCACGGCCGCGGCAAGGCCGACCGCCCGGTGTTCGCCTCCGAGGTCGTCCGCCACCACGGCGAGCCCATCGCGGCCGTCGCCGCCGACCACCCCGACACCGCGCGCATGGCCGCCGCCGCCGTCATCGTCGAATACGAAGTGCTCGACCCGGTGACCGACCCGGAGCAGGCCTTCGAGGCCGAGCCGCTGCACCCCGACGGCAACCTGATCCGGCACATCCCGCTGCGCCACGGCGACGCCGACGCGGCCGGCGAGGTCGTCGTCGAGGGCCAGTACCGCATCGGCCGCCAGGACCCCGCCCCCATCGGCGCCGAGGCCGGCCTCGCCGTGCCGCGTCCCGACGGCGGCGTCGAGCTGTACGTGGCCTCCACGGACCCGCACACCGACCGCGACTCGGCCGCCGCCAGCTACGGCCTGGAGCCCGAGCGCGTGAAGGTCGTCGTCACCGGCGTGCCCGGCGCCACCGCCGACCGCGAGGACCAGAGCTTCCAACTCCCGCTCGGCCTGCTGGCGCTGAAGACCGGCTGCCCCGTCAAGCTCACCGCGACGCGCGAAGAGTCCTTCCTGGGACACACCCACAGGCATCCGACTCTGCTGAGATACCGCCACCACGCCGACGCCGAGGGCAGACTCGTGAAGGTGGAGGCGCAGATCCTGCTGGACGGGGGCGCCTACGCCGACACGTCCTCCGATGCCCTGGCCGCCGCGGTGGCGTTCGCCTGCGGTCCGTACGTCGTCCCGAACGCCTTCATCGAGGGCTGGGCCGTCCGCACCAACAACCCGCCCTCCGGCCACGTACGCGGCGAGGGCGCCATGCAGGTGTGCGCCGCCTACGAGGCGCAGATGGACAAGCTGGCCAAGAAGCTCGGCATCGACCCGGCGGAACTACGCCTGCGGAACGTGATGGCCACGGGCGACGTGCTCCCCACGGGCCAGACGGTGACGTGCCCGGCACCGGTCGCGGAACTGCTGCAAGCCGTACGGGACTTCCCCCTCCCCGCCCTGCCCAAGGACACGCCCGAGGACGAGTGGCTGCTGCCCGGCGGCCCCGAGGGCGCGGGCGAACCGGGCGCGGTGCGCCGGGGCGTCGGCTACGGCCTGGGCATGGTGCACATGCTGGGCGCGGAGGGCGCGGACGAGGTCTCCACGGCGACGGTACGGGTCCAGGACGGCGTGGCGACGGTGCTGTGCGCGGCGGTGGAGTCCGGCCAGGGCTTCACCACGCTGGCCCGCCAGATCGTCCAGGAGACGCTCGGCATCGACGAGGTGCACGTGGCCCCGGTCGACACCGACCAGCCACCGGCCGGCGCGGGCTGCCGCGGCCGCCACACCTGGGTGTCGGGCGGCGCGGTGGAACGAGCGGCCAAGATGGTCCGCACGCAGTTGTTGCAGCCCCTGGCGCACAAGTTCGGCATGTCCACGGAGTTGCTCCAGATCACAGACGGCAAGATCACGTCGTACGACGGCGTGCTGTCGACCACCGTCACCGAGGCCATGGACGGCAAGGAGCTGTGGGCGACGGCCCAGTGCCGCCCGCACCCGACGGAGCCACTGAGCGACACCGGACAGGGCGACGCCTTCGTGGGCCTCGCCTTCTGCGCGATCCGCGCGGTGGTGGACGTCGACATCGAGCTGGGCTCGGTGCGCGTGGTGGAGCTGGCGCTCGCCCAGGACGTCGGCCGCGTGCTGAACCCGGCCCAGCTGACGGCACGCCTGGAGGCAGGCGTCACCCAGGGCGTGGGCATAGCGCTGACGGAGAACCTGCGCTCCGCGCGCGGGCTGATCCGCCACCCGGACCTGACCGGGTACGCGCTCCCGACGGCCCTGGACGCCCCGGACATCCAGATCGTGAAACTGGTCGAGGAGCGGGACGTGGTCGCCCCCTTCGGGGCGAAGGCGGTCAGCGCGGTACCGGTCGTGACCTCCCCGGCGGCGATCGCCTCCGCGGTCCGGGCGGCGACGGGCCGCCCGGTGAACCGGCTGCCGATCCGCCCGCAGGCGGCGGTGGTCACGGCGCAGTGA
- a CDS encoding 2Fe-2S iron-sulfur cluster-binding protein — MTDDQHGEGTPQGSGRWDPLPHGDYDDGATAFVKLPEGGVDALLASSDSPLAAPGHGYVPPRITATPDTGAGTDPAATGSWATPAAPADGVQWPDPNALPPEIGDARNDRFTYHPGATGQWNFEENAAAEGAAPAPGHDVTGQWSIPVAGGDLPDESGEFTTSSLVEQWGGGTPPATLPGGAAAPWATEAAGQPWGQPAPEPTAPDRPAPDTGMPPAPHRPGQPAPEGHRPAERDRAGQGPDRPHPHVHEQSPAPAEQAAERYEEAPAESYVEARDEPYAEAPDDAYAEAPDAPYAEAPDDPYAEASDDPYTETRAEAYAEAPGEPYAETSAEPAVAAAQPAHATDEAPEAFDAHEDASGATEAVEGAEEAAEPHAEPAEDAAPAVSDAPADESAPTLPGEEHPLASYVLRVNGVDRPVTDAWIGESLLYVLRERLGLAGAKDGCSQGECGACNVQVDGRLVASCLVPGVTAAGSEVRTVEGLAVDGQPSDVQRALARCGAVQCGFCVPGMAMTVHDLLEGNPAPSEMETRQALCGNLCRCSGYRGVVEAVKEVVAERESHNAAPDAEQDGDEPRIPHQAGPGAGGVKPSAFEASGPPGPHDQPYGQDGGQA; from the coding sequence GTGACCGACGACCAGCACGGAGAGGGCACGCCCCAGGGCAGCGGTCGCTGGGATCCGCTGCCTCACGGCGACTACGACGACGGCGCCACCGCCTTCGTGAAACTGCCCGAAGGGGGTGTCGACGCCCTCCTGGCCTCCTCCGACAGTCCGCTCGCCGCGCCCGGTCACGGCTATGTGCCGCCGCGGATAACGGCGACGCCGGACACCGGTGCGGGCACCGACCCGGCGGCCACGGGCTCCTGGGCGACGCCCGCCGCGCCCGCCGACGGCGTCCAGTGGCCCGACCCGAACGCGCTGCCCCCGGAGATCGGGGACGCCCGGAACGACCGGTTCACGTACCACCCCGGCGCCACCGGGCAGTGGAACTTCGAGGAGAACGCGGCGGCGGAGGGGGCGGCCCCGGCCCCGGGTCACGACGTGACCGGACAGTGGTCGATCCCCGTCGCCGGTGGCGACCTTCCGGATGAATCGGGCGAGTTCACCACGTCGTCCCTGGTCGAGCAGTGGGGCGGCGGCACCCCGCCGGCCACCCTCCCCGGGGGCGCGGCCGCCCCCTGGGCCACGGAGGCCGCGGGACAGCCGTGGGGGCAGCCGGCACCGGAGCCGACCGCGCCCGACCGGCCCGCGCCGGACACCGGTATGCCGCCCGCCCCGCACAGGCCGGGGCAGCCCGCGCCGGAGGGGCACAGGCCGGCCGAGCGGGACCGGGCCGGACAGGGACCCGACCGGCCTCACCCGCACGTCCATGAGCAGTCCCCGGCGCCCGCCGAGCAGGCCGCAGAGCGGTACGAGGAAGCGCCTGCCGAGTCGTACGTCGAAGCGCGTGATGAGCCTTACGCCGAGGCGCCTGACGACGCGTACGCCGAGGCGCCTGACGCCCCGTATGCCGAAGCGCCTGACGATCCGTACGCCGAAGCGTCTGACGATCCGTACACGGAGACGCGCGCCGAGGCCTACGCGGAGGCACCCGGCGAGCCCTACGCGGAGACCTCCGCCGAACCCGCCGTAGCCGCCGCACAGCCCGCTCACGCGACCGACGAGGCCCCCGAGGCCTTTGATGCGCACGAGGACGCCTCAGGCGCCACAGAGGCCGTAGAAGGCGCCGAAGAGGCCGCCGAGCCGCACGCCGAGCCCGCCGAGGACGCGGCGCCCGCCGTCTCCGATGCTCCGGCCGACGAGTCGGCACCCACGCTCCCGGGCGAGGAACACCCCCTCGCCTCCTACGTCCTGCGCGTCAACGGCGTGGACCGCCCCGTCACCGACGCCTGGATCGGCGAATCGCTGCTCTACGTGCTGCGCGAGCGGCTCGGTCTCGCGGGCGCCAAGGACGGCTGCTCGCAGGGCGAGTGCGGGGCCTGCAACGTCCAGGTCGACGGGCGGCTCGTCGCCTCCTGCCTGGTGCCGGGCGTGACCGCGGCCGGCAGCGAGGTCCGTACGGTCGAGGGCCTGGCCGTCGACGGGCAGCCCTCGGACGTGCAGCGTGCCCTCGCCCGGTGCGGCGCGGTGCAGTGCGGGTTCTGCGTGCCGGGCATGGCGATGACCGTGCACGACCTGCTCGAGGGCAACCCGGCGCCGAGCGAGATGGAGACCCGCCAGGCGCTGTGCGGCAACCTGTGCCGCTGCTCCGGCTACCGAGGCGTCGTCGAGGCCGTCAAGGAGGTCGTCGCGGAGCGCGAGTCGCACAACGCCGCCCCCGACGCCGAACAGGACGGCGACGAGCCACGTATCCCTCACCAGGCGGGCCCGGGAGCCGGCGGCGTGAAACCGTCGGCATTCGAGGCCTCGGGCCCGCCGGGCCCGCATGACCAGCCGTACGGACAGGACGGAGGCCAGGCGTGA
- a CDS encoding FAD binding domain-containing protein, with product MTTHAPQAAQTVTLPTTLDEAVAALAAMPAAVPVAGGTDLMAAVNSGQLRPAALVGLGRISEIRGWQYQDGHALLGAGLTHARMGRPDFAALIPALAAAARAAGPPQIRNAGTLGGNIASAAPTGDALPVLAALEATLIIAGPGGVRREIPVSHLLAGMEMLRAGELIGYVRVPLLHAPQVFLKATGRTGPGRAVASVALVLDPARRGVRCAVGAIAPMALRPLEAEQWVARLIDWDNNRAIVPEALSAFGEYVSAACIPDPVPAEDGSVQQLPPAVLHLRRTVAALARRALGRALS from the coding sequence TTGACCACGCACGCACCACAGGCGGCGCAGACCGTCACGCTGCCCACGACTCTGGACGAGGCCGTGGCGGCCCTGGCCGCCATGCCCGCCGCCGTGCCCGTAGCGGGCGGCACCGACCTGATGGCAGCCGTCAACTCCGGACAGCTCAGGCCCGCCGCACTGGTCGGCCTGGGCCGGATCAGCGAGATCCGCGGCTGGCAGTACCAGGACGGCCACGCCCTGCTGGGCGCGGGCCTCACCCACGCGCGGATGGGCCGCCCCGACTTCGCCGCCCTGATCCCGGCGCTCGCCGCCGCCGCACGCGCCGCCGGCCCGCCGCAGATCCGCAATGCCGGCACCCTGGGCGGCAACATCGCCTCGGCGGCCCCCACCGGGGACGCGCTGCCGGTGCTGGCCGCCCTGGAGGCGACACTGATCATCGCGGGCCCGGGCGGAGTCCGTCGGGAGATCCCGGTGTCGCACCTGCTGGCCGGCATGGAGATGCTGCGCGCCGGCGAACTCATCGGCTACGTGCGCGTGCCGCTGCTGCACGCGCCGCAGGTCTTCCTCAAGGCGACCGGCCGCACCGGCCCGGGCCGCGCGGTCGCGTCCGTCGCGCTGGTCCTCGACCCCGCCCGGCGCGGAGTCAGGTGCGCCGTGGGCGCCATAGCGCCGATGGCGCTCAGGCCCCTGGAGGCCGAGCAGTGGGTCGCCCGGCTGATCGACTGGGACAACAACCGCGCGATCGTCCCGGAGGCGCTGAGCGCCTTCGGGGAGTACGTCTCCGCGGCCTGCATCCCCGACCCGGTGCCGGCCGAGGACGGCTCCGTACAGCAGCTTCCGCCCGCCGTACTGCACCTGCGGCGCACCGTCGCCGCGCTGGCCCGACGAGCACTGGGGAGGGCACTGTCGTGA
- a CDS encoding beta-N-acetylhexosaminidase, with the protein MTSLTELIPAPSSVATPGGQGFVLDQATEIQAARGTWRVAHWLRTTVGAATGLPLWPHSSSENHILLRIWPPLADELGGPEAYRLTASGGTVVIDAASEAGLFHGAQTFRQLLGPDVFRRAPVTSKRAWEVPAVTIRDAPRFRWRGFMLDVARHFMPKDGVLRHLDLMAAHKLNVFHFHLTDDQGWRIEIKRYPRLTEVGSWRARTKFGHRASPLWEDKPHGGYYTQDDIREIVAYAAERHITVVPEIDVPGHSQAAIAAYPELGNTDVIDTASLSVWDNWGISLNVLAPTDNTLRFYEGVFEELLELFPSEFIHVGGDECAKEQWRQSPTAQARIRELGLADEDELQSWFIGHFDKWLSARGRRLIGWDEILEGGLAEGAAVSSWRGYQGGIAAARAGHDVVMCPEQQVYLDHRQHAGADEPVPIGYVRTLEDVFRFEPVPPELTPEEARHVLGTQANVWTEVMEDRARVDYQTFPRLAAFAEVAWSRLPAPAERDFADFERRMAAHYRRLDALGVAYRPPAGPLPWQQRPGVLGRPIDGPPPNR; encoded by the coding sequence GTGACTTCACTGACGGAACTGATTCCGGCGCCGTCGAGCGTCGCCACCCCGGGTGGCCAGGGGTTCGTCCTGGACCAGGCCACTGAGATCCAGGCGGCCCGCGGCACCTGGCGCGTCGCACACTGGCTGCGTACGACGGTCGGCGCGGCGACCGGCCTGCCCTTGTGGCCGCACTCATCCAGTGAGAACCACATTCTTCTGCGGATCTGGCCGCCCCTCGCCGACGAACTCGGCGGCCCCGAGGCATACCGCCTCACCGCGAGCGGCGGAACGGTCGTCATCGACGCGGCGAGCGAAGCGGGCCTGTTCCACGGCGCCCAGACCTTCCGTCAGCTCCTCGGTCCGGATGTCTTCCGCCGCGCCCCGGTCACCTCCAAGCGTGCCTGGGAAGTACCCGCGGTCACCATCCGCGACGCGCCCCGCTTCCGCTGGCGCGGCTTCATGCTCGACGTGGCCCGGCACTTCATGCCCAAGGACGGCGTCCTGCGCCATCTCGATCTGATGGCCGCGCACAAACTCAACGTCTTCCACTTCCACTTGACGGACGACCAGGGCTGGCGGATCGAGATCAAGAGGTACCCCCGGCTGACCGAGGTCGGCTCCTGGCGGGCGCGCACGAAATTCGGCCACCGGGCCTCACCGCTGTGGGAGGACAAGCCGCACGGTGGCTACTACACCCAGGACGACATCCGGGAGATCGTGGCCTACGCCGCCGAGCGGCATATCACCGTCGTCCCCGAAATCGACGTACCCGGCCACTCGCAGGCCGCCATCGCCGCGTACCCGGAACTCGGCAACACCGACGTCATCGACACGGCCTCCCTCTCGGTCTGGGACAACTGGGGCATCTCTTTGAACGTACTCGCCCCCACTGACAACACCCTGCGCTTCTACGAGGGGGTGTTCGAGGAACTGCTGGAGCTGTTCCCTTCCGAGTTCATTCACGTCGGCGGCGACGAATGCGCCAAGGAGCAGTGGCGGCAGTCGCCCACCGCGCAGGCCCGCATCAGGGAACTCGGCCTCGCCGACGAGGACGAGCTGCAGTCGTGGTTCATCGGTCACTTCGACAAGTGGCTCTCCGCGCGCGGGCGCAGACTCATCGGCTGGGACGAGATCCTGGAGGGCGGACTCGCCGAGGGGGCGGCCGTTTCCTCGTGGCGCGGATACCAGGGCGGGATCGCCGCCGCGCGGGCCGGCCACGACGTCGTCATGTGCCCCGAGCAGCAGGTCTACTTGGACCACCGGCAGCACGCGGGCGCGGACGAGCCGGTTCCGATCGGGTACGTCCGCACACTGGAGGACGTCTTTCGGTTCGAGCCCGTTCCACCGGAGTTGACGCCCGAGGAGGCCCGGCACGTGCTCGGCACGCAGGCCAACGTGTGGACCGAGGTGATGGAGGACCGCGCGCGTGTGGACTACCAGACCTTCCCCAGGCTCGCCGCCTTCGCCGAGGTGGCGTGGAGCCGCCTGCCCGCCCCCGCCGAACGGGACTTCGCCGACTTCGAGCGGCGGATGGCCGCCCACTACCGGCGACTCGACGCCCTGGGGGTCGCGTACCGGCCGCCCGCCGGACCGTTGCCGTGGCAGCAGCGGCCCGGTGTGCTGGGCCGGCCGATCGACGGCCCGCCCCCGAACAGGTAA
- a CDS encoding carbohydrate ABC transporter permease encodes MNLLRGLVRRPWRLAAEASALLIAVAVAFPLYWMVLSAFKPAGEIESAQPRPWTLDPSLDSFRRVFEQQEFGRYFLNSLVVAVSVVIVSALIAFLAATAVTRFRFRFRTTLLIMFLVAQMVPVEALTIPLFFLMRDFGQLNTLGSLILPHIAFSLPFAIWMLRGFVKAVPEALEEAAYIDGASRARFLWQILFPLVFPGLVATSVFSFISAWNDFLFAKSFIISDTSQSTLPMALLVFYKPDDPDWGGVMAASTVMTIPVLIFFVLVQRRLVSGLGGAVKD; translated from the coding sequence GTGAACCTTCTACGTGGCCTGGTGCGACGTCCCTGGCGGCTGGCCGCCGAGGCCTCCGCCCTGCTGATCGCGGTCGCCGTCGCCTTCCCCCTGTACTGGATGGTGCTCAGCGCCTTCAAACCGGCCGGCGAAATAGAATCGGCCCAGCCCCGGCCGTGGACCCTGGACCCCTCCCTGGACTCCTTCCGACGCGTCTTCGAGCAGCAGGAATTCGGCCGTTACTTCCTCAACAGCCTGGTCGTGGCGGTCAGTGTCGTGATCGTCTCGGCGTTGATCGCGTTTCTCGCGGCGACCGCCGTCACACGATTCCGGTTCCGCTTCCGGACCACCTTGCTGATCATGTTTCTGGTGGCCCAGATGGTGCCCGTGGAAGCCCTCACGATCCCCTTGTTCTTCCTCATGCGGGACTTCGGTCAGCTGAACACGCTGGGCTCGCTGATCCTGCCCCACATCGCCTTCTCGCTGCCGTTCGCGATCTGGATGCTGCGGGGGTTCGTGAAAGCCGTACCGGAGGCGCTGGAGGAGGCGGCGTACATCGACGGGGCGAGCCGGGCGCGATTCCTGTGGCAGATCCTTTTCCCACTGGTCTTCCCCGGGTTGGTGGCCACGAGCGTGTTCTCCTTCATCTCCGCCTGGAACGACTTCCTGTTCGCCAAGTCCTTCATCATCAGCGACACGTCGCAGTCCACACTGCCGATGGCCCTGCTGGTCTTCTACAAGCCGGACGACCCGGACTGGGGCGGTGTGATGGCGGCCTCGACGGTGATGACGATTCCGGTGCTGATCTTCTTCGTACTCGTACAGCGACGACTGGTCTCCGGGCTGGGCGGAGCGGTAAAGGACTGA
- a CDS encoding sugar ABC transporter permease, with the protein MPAPRPLGRGGARGQKAPWLYLAPALVVLGGLLVYPIYQLGLISFFQYTQAQVSGGEPTTFRGFGNYTELFGDDQFWQVLLATVLFAAACVASTLAVGCALAVLLTRVRAVPRLVLMLAALGAWATPAITGSTVWLFLFDPDFGPVNRVLGLGDHSWTYGRYSAFFLVLLEVVWCSFPFVMVTVYAGIRAVPSEVLEAAALDGASQWRIWRSVLAPMLRPILTVVTIQSVIWDFKVFTQIYVMTNGGGIAGQNLVLNVYAYQQAFASSQYGLGSAIGVVMLLILLAVTLVYLRLLRRQGEEL; encoded by the coding sequence GTGCCTGCCCCGCGCCCCCTGGGGCGCGGGGGTGCGCGGGGCCAAAAGGCTCCCTGGCTCTACCTCGCTCCCGCCCTCGTCGTCCTCGGCGGGCTGCTCGTCTACCCCATCTACCAACTCGGCCTGATCTCCTTCTTCCAGTACACCCAGGCCCAGGTCAGCGGCGGCGAGCCGACCACCTTCCGGGGCTTCGGGAACTACACCGAGCTCTTCGGGGACGACCAGTTCTGGCAGGTGCTGCTGGCGACGGTCCTCTTCGCGGCGGCCTGTGTCGCCTCCACCCTCGCCGTCGGCTGCGCGCTCGCCGTACTGCTCACGCGCGTGCGTGCCGTACCCCGGCTCGTACTGATGCTGGCCGCGCTGGGCGCGTGGGCGACGCCGGCGATCACGGGTTCGACGGTCTGGCTGTTCCTCTTCGACCCGGACTTCGGCCCGGTGAACCGCGTGCTGGGGCTCGGCGACCACTCCTGGACGTACGGCCGCTACAGCGCCTTCTTCCTCGTCCTGCTCGAAGTGGTGTGGTGCTCCTTCCCGTTCGTGATGGTGACGGTGTACGCCGGTATCCGCGCCGTACCGAGCGAGGTCCTGGAGGCCGCCGCCCTGGACGGCGCCTCGCAGTGGCGCATCTGGCGGTCGGTGCTCGCGCCGATGCTCCGGCCGATCCTCACGGTCGTCACGATCCAGTCGGTCATCTGGGACTTCAAGGTCTTCACACAGATCTACGTCATGACGAACGGCGGCGGCATCGCCGGCCAGAACCTCGTGCTCAACGTCTACGCCTACCAACAGGCGTTCGCGTCCTCGCAGTACGGCCTCGGCTCGGCCATCGGCGTGGTGATGCTGCTGATCCTGCTCGCCGTCACGCTCGTCTACCTGCGGCTGTTGCGCCGGCAGGGGGAGGAACTGTGA